The window GTGGGATCTTTCTTGCAGCAATGTGGGACATTCCCTTTATACTTTGAGCAATCCCCTTGTTCTGTTGTTTGGCCTCCCATCATGCTCCATATCACCTCCTTCTTCGCCCACGTCCACCCCAGAGTCCAGCCCGGTGCTTGAATGTGACGATATTGTTGGAAGTTGAACATGGTTACTACAGCCTGGATATCCATTTACATTACATATGCCAATTAGATTCATTGTTTTAGGAATACTTTAGTAATCACCACTATCATCTCATAAGAGAGATCTGGTACAACATCTGGAGGCTCGAattcatatgaacacaaacaaaCATTAAGGAGCTAAATCCTCAACTAAAACCGTATAAGTAGGTCATATATACATCATAGACAGTACAAGAACCTGAATTTGGATTGATCTGAGCAAGATTGAGGAACTTAAAAATGACTAATGCTATACAATGGGTATATTATTAGGAATGTTTGAGATTAGTACAACGCTTACCACATAGCCATCGGGCGTCCAAGAGATAACGTCCcattttattgtgatatttcCGTTCGGGTCAAGTGCATCGTACGCTTCTGAAAGAGGATAAAACACAAGTTTAAATCTATGATCTTACCTTATCACAACAGTCTTGTATGCAGTTTTTAAGACATCATTAGTGAGGTCCTAAATTTAGAAAACTAGTCTAATTTCAAGATTATAGCAGTCTCaaatatttacttaatttgGGAACAGAGGAAACAATATGATAATACTTGATGATTGTCAAGTAAAGATTCAAACAGTTGATCCTTCCTCCCTACAGAAACAAGAAAACTAAAGCTCTGTGCACAAATTGATCccagtatattttttatggaaaaatagtttcattcaAGCTTGAACAAAATGTTCATCAAATCCCATTTCCATACAATCAAGAAACATACTTTTTCCCCTCAATTTTCATGCAAAAACCTCCAATTACTCGAAAATGCAACTGTTCAAACAAAATTCTACACATAATTACATCCCATTAATCCAACTTCATCAACAAGTAaacaaaaactgaaattatGCTCCAAACAAAACCAACAAGCAAATGGGAGATTACCTGTTGAAGGAAAGGAAAAGCAAGATAGCAAGAACAGCAGCAAAATGATGGGAGTTGAGAATTTGAAGCTGAATTCCATAGTTGCAGATTCTTCTTGCTACGAAGATCTGCAACTGAAGTGTGAGTggaggggagagagagagagagggagtagGAACGGAAAGATGGCTGTTAAATCTTGTCTAATTAAGAAGGCCTTAAAACTGGATTTTATTAAAGCGTTTCTCAACCACTGGATGCAGCACATTCGTTTTCTGTATTTTCATTTCAGCTaacatcattaatttattgttgttttttctcAATAATACTCACGCTACAgaatattcaataaaatactagtattagttATAAACTTATAAAAATTCTTCTATTAGTTACATGTAATATAAATGGTACTGTCATATTTCAGTAGATACaaattgataaagaaaaaaatactcctctTTGACATCAATTTTACAAAACAAGTTGTTCATGAATTCCTCtctatctttctctctttGGTAGTTAGCTTGTTCATTTCTACCATATTATAGTATCAAGGCTATAGACAcatatattataatactacatgatactgtatatattattattaacttaTCGAATTGAGAAAGGAAGATGCGtcaaaatttatgtatattgaTGAAGACGACACCCCAACTAAAGCCCTCAAGCGAAGAAAAGTTCATAcatataaattgattaattgaaggtgtgatttgaattttaactGCATGATGGAGCGTACTCATCTTGAATTCATTTTAATCCGGCAAccaataaaattttcatttcacctttagtataaatagtaaaaaactCACAcgttctattaatttatttaactgatattttattataaaattaacaagaTAATGTAAATGACTGAAATTTGAcaaagatttattttattttgctgaTGAAGCTGATTTTAGCCAAATTTTGCCCTATATCCAAATTGATTTGGTTGTGCAATTTCAGTTAAAAATGTCGCTGTTGTAATAACTAACTTAAGCCGATTTGAACCCCTTGTTTTTAAAGGGCGGGACACGGCAacattaaaacaattttttttattttttttttatcataaattttaaaaaaatcattactataaaaaatttgatcgGCACCCTCTTTGGAAAAATCCATGTAGGAAATATTATTCCAGCATTCGTTTTAGAAATAATCACTCTTGAACAAATGCCACTTTGAAAGGCAATAAATTCATGATTTGATTTAGGATATAAATCCTATATTTACCTATTTTgcttaaaacttaaaagtcATGAAGACCAACCCATACGCCTTAGTAATACAAATTCCAcatataatttagaaataccaattattttaaaagaaaatctCATGATTCTTGTCTTGCCGACAAAGACAGGCACAAATACTAGAGAGAGAGTAGTTGCCGACACTGGTGTCCGGTGATAAAATAGTGGGAAAGATAAAGTATGCAATGCATTTTTGTCACGGACAGCTCaccattaactcatttttattatacattattttatatgtaaaatatgatTTCTAGTGTCGGTGAGTAGAGGATGTTCAATATTCCAAGAAGCAGAAAACAACTGGCAATTATATTATGGCCTCTCGTCTCTTCTCCTTGCTCGCTTCTTTTTAACTTgacttaatatattttttattttaataattactattttatactcctatttaataTAGGTCACACATCTTTACACAATTACACTatgattttacatttttaaataatcaataaaaaattatatacttataatagtaatataaattctaCTATTCACGGTGAATAAATTTTAGCTGATGATTGTGTCGATATATATAGTGCCAAAATATAAGAAAGGAATCAATTGGCAATTAATTGGCCAAACCAGTAGTTTCCAACTTActtacatttttttgtatgGACTGtcatatatacatattcaattattcataTCCTTGGCCCACCTTAACCTATtaagtattagtattatttgcTATTCAAAAGTCCTTACCAAATTAAAGATCTATAATAGTATTATgcacatggagtattataaattCGTTATCGCACTTTTTACAAGAgatatgcatttaattttatcatttatatattaatggaTTATGCATAATAATACTGCCCCACATATACCATATAATAGTTGATTATAttaccaaaattttattttcctgttataatttatttttttttgcagataattaaatgattaaatcCAATTTTGCTAAACATAATATCGATACCTTACGCAATACAAAACAAGATATCATTAGTCAAACATATCACACTTTATCCTATTTTACATGCCAAACGATCTCTACCAATAATTTTAtcctatttttgtttaaaacttaCACATAATGTTGAATGCTTCCAACTCCCCATCgattagtttaaataaaaatcttttACCTATTGAATTTTACTTCATGTAAAATTCTAGAGtactttatatatacatatatatgtgtcTAGAGTaggttaaaataaaaaaattgttattgtGATAACTTGGAAAACTTGCACTCGGCGTataaagtaattgaatatACAGTGAAAATACATGCACACTGacaaaagtatatttttcccTCTGGATTCGAAATCGAGTATGCACTTATCGAATAGCAAAAATAGTTTAAAGTTTTTACTAccactttttatttgaataattttctccatatatataattaaaaacatcAGTGTGTACTTACTTTGGATCTGACCCGTAAAAGTTGGTATACTGGCCCATGTTTTGTTGTGATAGCGAGGTTCACAAACTAAGCCCACTTCTCTTCTATTAATGAAAGCGGCCCAACAGATGATGAGAATTGGATATTCAATTAGAGATATTTCTAGTTACTTGAGCGTTGGAGGATGTCGATGCCAACCAACATGAATTTTAGGGGTTTTAGTGATGGTCTACACTCTACACTAATATACATGTGCGTTACGGGTGGCAAAATGAGAAGTGGGTAACGGGTAATTTCCATCTCTTACCTGCTACCGGACGCTAGCGGGAAACAGGATGGGATCAGGTAGTGTGTTTTAGAGTTTCGCGTGTATGCCCGTTAATCCCGATAATAgccattattattaatattagaCATATACCATCTTTTAATACCTCATtcgttccatattaatagaggcgtttcgaatagttaaataatagccatatacgcacttattttgaaaaattaaaaacaaatagttaaagtggagataaagtaaagtaagagatataataatgtagataagagtgtttatattattatttttccaaaatgagtgaagaaaatgaaacaccTCTATTAAGGCGGAACAGTGAGAgtactttatataatttaagagttcttttgaaacatttttatattccaatgAACATGCGATTGAAAACTCACCGGAAATAGCAATAGAGTGTCTCATTATCTTACTCTCAATCTATTCAAAGCTTATCATCGATatatataaagtaaattagaGAACATTGTTGGCtattatggttttcaaattttctatagaatttcgggtcgggtacggAATACCCGACACAGGCATCGGGTAATCCTGGTATGTCGcggggcgggtattgggacaacaaatttggctaaaatcgggtacgggtacccgactTGTCTGGCGGGTAACCCACTTCGCCACCCCTAGTGTGTGTTTCAGTTATATATTATCGATAACaagcaaaaaaacaaaatattccaaaaacaatatatatggaataatattttatacaaagATTAGAACAATTTATTGTGTATACATAGGTAATATAGCTCAAATCCCATAATCAAAGCCAGATCCGTGAAACTTGAGTTTGGTAACATCATCTATTTTCCGAATCATTTCATCTTGAAGATAGCTCAAATGATCTCCAACTTGGCCCTTCCTAAAGAAAGAATTATACGGCAAGGGGAATCCACTATCAGGCAACTCACTCGATCTGTTAATCTCTTGATTGCTCAAAATCTCAAAGCTGCAAAGCCTCACTATCTTCTCAACTTGCTCCTCTCCATTTTCTCCAACAAAAGGACACCCCAAAAACTCACCAATTCTTCTCACATGACTCCTCGTATCTTCCTTGAGCTCTTCATAAGTCACAAACAACACCTTCTGAGGCCTTCTCATGCTCTCTTCCCTATACCCCAACACGTGATCGTAGTAGGGCCCGAACGGGACCATGCCATCGCAGAACTGATCCACGGCAGTCTCCAGCCGCCACGGATCATCGCCAACGCCCTCCAATCTCTGCACAAAACGCCACATCGAAATTAGGGTATCTTTAGGGTTTCGAGTGACGTACACTATCTTGCAGTCGCATGAATCTAGGGAATCTCGGAGAATCTGATACGGTGCGTGTGTGGCCAAGATTCTCCCTTCCTTTTCATCGAGATATTCCTGCATTTTTCTATCACATTGTGTTCGTTTTCGGACGTAGAGGTTTGTCTCGAGGGATGGGACTAGCTCTTGAGGATGGGCGGAGGGTGGAACGGCGTCGTCGCGGTGGGTGATGGAGTAGAGAAGGGCCTTGAGCCATGTGGTTCCGGTTTTGGGGAAAGAGGCTAAGATGATATCTGTGGGGAGTGGTTTGAATGTTTCTACCACTTCTTTTGTTGTTTCTAAGTATGTTTTTGTGAACCAGTAGCCATGGAACTCGTATAGGAATTCATGGCCAcaccatttttgtttttctatgtGATTAATGTGGTTGGTGTTGGAGTGTGGAGTTTCCATGATGATTTGGGAAGATGAGTAAAATCAACTATTCCACTTCGGCCATGTATagaaattgaagagttgtgaaTAAGCTAGTTATGTTGGTAGGATTGGTGTAGTGTCAATATTGGTGTCTAgttaattttgacatttttcattttgacaAATGACATCCGAACCACATAACATATTGACAAATGACATCCGAAACGCATAacatacttttatttaaaaaccaCCTGcatgttttcttttaatgatGGGAAGCTCATAGGTGCAATTGCATTACCATCTCAAAAGTTAAAAGTGGACTTTCGAAATatagttgaaaattttctaGAAAGAATAACTTCATAGGCATATAATCTAATTAGGGGCATATAATCTAAATATCTAATGTAAAGTCATTAAATGTGTCGTATATCATACTCGCCTTGTCCATAAACTAATTTGTAAATGATATACCTCCCTACTTTCCTTATTTTAGTCTGAAGctaaatttaatgtataattggtaaattaaaagaaaatggacGAAAATGATAGAAGTAGTGTTATTGAATTTTGTGATCCACATTATTAgttatttaaaacttttctTATTTAGAATTGATCTAAGTTTACGGAGCCGTaaattttagtccgtccctgaaaagtatgaactttctaattttggaaactcatttctctctaacgaggtgagactcattctccactaacaatactttaaaaactttttctttctatctctcttacttttacaATTATGctttaaaatccgtgccaaATCAAATATTCCTACTTTTCAGGGACtaagggagtagtattttctgattagtatttttaatattttaaaaataataatcctggtctttttaaaattaaattttaaagaattataGAAAGTCATTTATTCAACCAATAAGGCCGAGCCAAAAACGGAccgatttaaaaaataaactatcaacccaaattaatttatcttcaaCCGTATTAGTATTTTTggtaacatttttaatattttctaaataataattttggattttcttataaaattaaattcaaaagcaTCATAGAACTTAATTATTCAAccaatataaaacaaattaaattgctCATTCACAATGTATCTAAGTCCAAATGCCAAAAAATATCCCATTCTTATAAggggtaactgcttttaaagtcaccAACTTTTCATGAATTCcgatttttcccatgaactttaaaaagttcgtgtaatgtcacgaactttattgtcgGTTGTCATTTTCCCATGCCAAGTTTTCCAGTATGATTCAAACtgttcgtttcctattaagacaatatccaaattcttttatcttactatcgttatcttcgtttttgaaatagcttcgcgtgagtaccttgtacgcctcaatcggaactcgtatgaagaagttatgaccATTTGATGAAGGCTGCGACCTTTGTGCGACCTTGTACTATcataatggccataacttcttcatccgagttccgattgaggcgtacaaggtacccatgcgaagctatttcaaagacaaagataacgatagtaagataaaagaatttggacattgtcttaataggaaacgaacTGTTTGAATTAGACC is drawn from Salvia hispanica cultivar TCC Black 2014 chromosome 6, UniMelb_Shisp_WGS_1.0, whole genome shotgun sequence and contains these coding sequences:
- the LOC125197289 gene encoding cytosolic sulfotransferase 8-like → METPHSNTNHINHIEKQKWCGHEFLYEFHGYWFTKTYLETTKEVVETFKPLPTDIILASFPKTGTTWLKALLYSITHRDDAVPPSAHPQELVPSLETNLYVRKRTQCDRKMQEYLDEKEGRILATHAPYQILRDSLDSCDCKIVYVTRNPKDTLISMWRFVQRLEGVGDDPWRLETAVDQFCDGMVPFGPYYDHVLGYREESMRRPQKVLFVTYEELKEDTRSHVRRIGEFLGCPFVGENGEEQVEKIVRLCSFEILSNQEINRSSELPDSGFPLPYNSFFRKGQVGDHLSYLQDEMIRKIDDVTKLKFHGSGFDYGI